From a region of the Blochmannia endosymbiont of Camponotus modoc genome:
- the rnt gene encoding ribonuclease T gives MICKDDRNTLRARFRGFYPVVVDVETAGLNANINALLEIAVATLKMDEYGWLCVDGSLNFHIKSFPGAIIQPESLAFNGIDLNSPLRAAVTEQEALHEIFEMVHQGIETQGCSRAIIVAHNAFFDHSFLMAAVERVSFMENNPFHPFVMFDTATLSGLVFGQTVLAKACACAGVFFDKNKAHSALYDTERTAMLFCELVNKWKRLGGWPLTPCCAES, from the coding sequence ATGATTTGTAAAGATGATCGCAATACTCTTCGAGCAAGATTTCGTGGGTTTTATCCGGTTGTGGTTGATGTAGAGACAGCAGGTCTTAACGCTAATATTAATGCTTTATTAGAAATTGCTGTTGCTACACTTAAAATGGACGAATATGGTTGGTTGTGTGTAGATGGTTCTCTTAATTTTCATATTAAATCATTTCCTGGAGCTATTATTCAGCCAGAATCATTAGCGTTTAATGGAATTGATTTAAATAGTCCTTTAAGAGCTGCAGTGACAGAGCAAGAAGCATTACATGAAATTTTTGAAATGGTGCACCAGGGCATCGAAACTCAAGGATGTAGCCGTGCTATTATCGTAGCACACAATGCTTTTTTTGATCACAGTTTTTTAATGGCAGCAGTAGAACGCGTAAGTTTTATGGAAAACAATCCATTTCACCCTTTTGTTATGTTCGATACAGCTACTTTAAGTGGATTAGTATTTGGTCAAACTGTACTAGCTAAGGCGTGTGCATGTGCGGGTGTTTTTTTTGATAAGAACAAAGCGCATTCTGCATTATATGACACTGAGCGAACCGCAATGTTATTTTGTGAATTGGTAAATAAATGGAAAAGACTTGGAGGTTGGCCATTAACTCCTTGTTGTGCTGAGTCTTAA
- the slyA gene encoding transcriptional regulator SlyA yields the protein MRKKKLESPLGSDLARLVRIWRALIDHRLKPLKLTQTHWITLHNICQLPPEQSQIQLAKAIGIEQPSLVRTLDQLEEKSLIIRHTCLNDRRAKRIKLTDNAKPVIDEVNRVISITRNEIFSGINHEEIIFLNKIISKLEKNIINLHNKN from the coding sequence ATAAGGAAGAAAAAATTGGAATCACCATTAGGATCAGATTTAGCACGCCTTGTAAGAATATGGCGTGCTTTAATTGATCATCGTTTAAAACCTTTAAAACTTACACAAACACATTGGATTACATTGCATAATATTTGTCAATTACCGCCGGAACAATCTCAAATACAATTAGCAAAAGCCATAGGGATAGAACAACCATCTCTAGTGCGAACGCTCGATCAACTTGAAGAAAAATCATTAATCATAAGACATACTTGTCTGAATGATCGACGAGCTAAACGAATTAAATTAACTGATAATGCTAAACCTGTTATTGATGAAGTAAATCGTGTTATTTCTATCACGAGAAATGAAATTTTTAGTGGAATTAATCATGAGGAAATAATTTTTCTAAATAAAATTATCTCTAAATTAGAAAAAAACATTATAAATTTACATAATAAAAATTAG
- the tyrS gene encoding tyrosine--tRNA ligase, with translation MNNKNINIIQRLYERDLIAQITNQEALIKILKSKSITLYCGFDPTSDSLHIGHLVPLLCLRQFQTFGHRPIILLGGGTGLIGDPSFKDSERKPNLIETIQKWIEKIKYQVSLFVDFSHSQYSQACIVNNYDWLSSISLLTFLRDIGKFFSVNKMINKDAIKKRLQQNNYGISYTEFSYNLLQSYDFTYLHKNYNAILQIGGSDQWGNITSGIDLIHRIYKRTAYGLTMPLLTKSDNTKFGKTEKHTIWLDAKKTSPYTFYQYWINTSDTEVYRFLKFFTNIDVDTINILKKEDKMKNTKPQAQIILAEEITRLVHGKSGLKTAQKITSNLFTGKIHKLTLDDFEQLFQDGIPTVPLKAGITLQQALVESKLVASRAQARELILSNSITINSKKQLKTEYIFCATDRLYDRFTLLRRGKKHHCLITWE, from the coding sequence ATGAATAATAAAAATATTAATATAATACAGCGTTTATACGAACGTGATTTAATAGCACAAATTACAAACCAAGAAGCATTAATTAAAATATTAAAATCAAAATCCATTACTTTATATTGTGGGTTTGATCCGACATCTGACAGCTTACATATAGGACACTTAGTTCCACTGTTATGCTTAAGACAATTCCAAACATTTGGACATCGTCCTATAATTTTACTAGGAGGGGGTACTGGATTAATTGGAGATCCAAGTTTTAAAGACTCTGAACGAAAACCCAATTTAATTGAAACAATACAAAAATGGATAGAAAAAATCAAATACCAAGTATCTTTATTCGTAGATTTTTCTCATAGTCAATATTCGCAAGCCTGTATAGTTAATAATTACGACTGGTTATCTTCTATATCACTCTTAACATTTTTAAGAGATATTGGTAAATTTTTTTCTGTAAATAAAATGATAAATAAGGATGCTATAAAAAAACGGTTACAACAAAATAATTATGGAATTTCTTATACTGAATTTTCCTATAATTTATTACAAAGTTATGATTTTACCTATTTACATAAAAATTATAACGCAATACTACAAATTGGTGGTTCTGATCAATGGGGCAATATTACATCAGGTATTGATCTGATACATCGCATATATAAAAGAACTGCTTACGGGCTCACTATGCCTTTGCTTACCAAATCTGATAACACTAAATTTGGAAAAACAGAAAAACATACTATATGGTTAGATGCAAAAAAAACTAGCCCTTATACATTTTATCAATATTGGATCAATACTTCTGATACAGAAGTATACCGTTTTCTTAAATTTTTTACTAACATCGATGTAGATACGATCAATATCTTAAAAAAAGAAGATAAAATGAAAAATACAAAACCACAAGCTCAAATTATATTAGCAGAGGAAATTACTCGATTAGTTCATGGAAAATCAGGATTAAAAACAGCTCAAAAAATTACTAGCAATCTCTTTACAGGAAAAATACACAAACTCACCTTAGATGATTTCGAACAGCTATTTCAAGATGGTATACCGACCGTACCACTGAAAGCAGGGATTACATTACAACAAGCATTGGTAGAATCTAAATTAGTAGCGTCTCGTGCACAAGCACGAGAATTAATTTTATCTAATAGCATCACTATAAACTCAAAAAAACAATTGAAAACGGAATATATTTTTTGTGCCACCGACAGATTATACGATCGATTTACACTATTAAGACGAGGAAAAAAACACCATTGCTTGATCACATGGGAATGA
- the nth gene encoding endonuclease III, with amino-acid sequence MNRVKRYQILCKLRDTNIQPVIELVYRSEFELLIAVLLSAQTSDVQVNKVTKSLFKVVNTPQDMLLLGVDGVKNYIKSIGLSNTKSKNIIETCRLLIDKYNGILPSNRIGLESLPGVGRKTANIILNIVFGWPTIAVDTHVFRFCNRSRFALGNNVLSVEKKLLSVVPKEFQRNCHQWLVLHGRNICRAKQPNCRVCVIKDLCEFKEKK; translated from the coding sequence ATGAATCGCGTTAAACGGTATCAGATTTTATGCAAATTACGAGATACTAACATTCAGCCAGTTATTGAATTAGTTTATCGATCGGAATTTGAGTTGTTGATTGCAGTATTACTGTCGGCTCAAACAAGTGATGTACAAGTTAATAAAGTAACAAAGAGCTTGTTTAAAGTAGTTAATACACCACAAGATATGTTACTTTTGGGTGTAGATGGGGTTAAAAATTATATTAAATCTATTGGTTTATCAAATACTAAATCTAAAAATATTATTGAAACTTGTCGTTTGTTGATAGATAAATACAACGGCATATTACCGTCGAATCGTATTGGTTTGGAATCTTTACCTGGAGTTGGACGTAAAACCGCTAATATTATTTTAAATATAGTTTTCGGTTGGCCTACAATTGCAGTAGATACGCACGTATTTAGATTTTGTAATCGTAGTCGTTTTGCGTTAGGAAATAATGTTTTGTCTGTAGAAAAGAAATTATTGTCGGTAGTACCAAAAGAATTTCAAAGAAACTGTCATCAGTGGTTAGTACTACATGGTAGAAATATTTGCCGAGCTAAACAACCAAATTGTCGTGTTTGTGTGATTAAAGATTTGTGTGAATTTAAGGAAAAAAAATGA
- the pdxH gene encoding pyridoxamine 5'-phosphate oxidase — MLMDKTNISNIRREYISGQLRHTDLTNHPIQLFSVWLHQAYFSKIPDPTAMCLATVDHTGQPYQRVVLLKNFTNKEMIFYTNLSSRKAMHLANNPKVSLCFLWNVIDRQVIITGSVNKLPEKEVLKHFYTRPKNNQISAWVSNQSKVISSKDLLENKFLEFKKNHLHKKVPFPEFWGGYKININSMEFWQGGTHRLHDRFIYQRYKHTWRIYRLSP; from the coding sequence ATGCTAATGGACAAAACTAACATTTCTAACATCAGACGAGAATATATATCTGGACAATTGCGTCATACAGATTTAACTAATCATCCTATTCAGTTATTTTCAGTATGGTTGCATCAAGCGTATTTTTCAAAAATACCTGATCCTACTGCAATGTGTTTAGCTACAGTAGATCACACTGGTCAACCCTATCAACGTGTGGTGTTATTGAAGAATTTTACTAATAAAGAAATGATATTCTATACTAATCTTAGTAGCCGCAAGGCTATGCATTTAGCCAATAACCCAAAAGTTAGTTTATGTTTTCTTTGGAATGTTATAGATAGACAAGTAATAATAACAGGAAGTGTGAATAAACTTCCAGAAAAAGAAGTATTAAAACATTTTTATACACGCCCAAAAAACAATCAAATTAGCGCATGGGTATCTAATCAATCTAAAGTTATTTCCTCTAAAGATTTACTAGAAAATAAATTTTTAGAATTCAAAAAAAATCATCTCCATAAAAAAGTACCATTTCCCGAATTTTGGGGAGGATATAAAATTAATATAAATAGCATGGAGTTCTGGCAAGGCGGAACACATCGATTACATGATCGATTTATATATCAACGATATAAACATACATGGCGTATTTACCGTTTATCTCCGTAA